TCAGGGTATGTGCCTATTCACCACGCAGAGGACGTTCCTGTTTCAACACTATAGTTTCACCTTTAACTGATGTAACCTCAAAAACACCTTCCACAATGAGTGAAGTACACCTCTGAATGTGAGGCTTGAATTGGAGACTGTGATGTATTCTGTCCATGGAACCACTTTGCTCAAGTCCCTTGGTTACCATTAGGAATTGATTGCCTATATAAATGCTCCACCCTTGAAATTCAGGAAGGATTCACTCAACTAAATGAGAAAAGTGAGGCTCACCAAGTGACCTGCTTTTGAAGAAGATAACTGCCCATGGAATAAAATGGAAATTACATTGAACCAGGGTATTTTGCCATCGTCTGGACTCATGAGAAGTTCAGACCATACCTGCTTCACTTCACAATGAAAGTCAACAATTAGCCTATATAATGACTAATGGCTATGTAGGGTAAAAGTGATGAATATGTGAGGTAGGCGTTAGCTCTTCAGGAGTAGCCATGCCAATGGAGATATTCTTTCAGGTGTCTTCACTTTAGTGGGAATAATAGAGGTTCATGTTTTAAGTTAAATCACAGATGAGTAGAGAAGGTACTGCTCATCTCTCTTAGAAAGATTTGAAATCAGGATGGGAagcaatgttatgttatgatatgtgtatttgtaaagcgaggGTTTCCTGGCGCTGTGCAGgtatgtgtgcctagccctgcctgtggTAGGGTAGGTAATTGAAAAgctaggtcttcagtttcttgcggaattaaagagaggaggaggctctaaaGTGGATTGGGAGTGTGCTTTATGAGTGATGCAAGAGAatgcctgtcctcctgatctgTCTCTGTGTAGCCGTGGGATGTGTACTAGTAGGAGTCCTGCGGAACAGAGGAGTCCGGGTGGTTGGTAGAAGGAGATGCCTGTCTGTTCAGGTAGGTGaggcctgagttgtgtagtgcccTCAATGTGTGTGTAATGAGTTTGAATTGAGTGGATtagtgtatcaggagccagtggagttccctgaggtttggtgtgatgtgagttgtgcgggggaggttgaggatgaatctggctgccGAGTTCTAGGTAGTTGGTAGTCTTCCAGTGAGTtgtttggtgttcctggtgtagagGATCCTGCTGGTGTGATTtttgatggcagtaacaaactGCCGATAAATACATGTGTATTATTGCCTTAAAAAACACTCCGATTTAAGGTCTTGGAATTGTCTTTATAGGTTAACTACTTTTTACCACAGATGGAGAGTGGTTGTTTCTCTGAAATGGTGCATGTAGGAATATCTCCAAAACAAAGACAGTTTGAACATAGATACCTATTTGTGAAATAGTCTGACTTATTTGGGCAGAGGAACAGAGAGTGCAGGGAGTATTTAGCTGAGGTGGCTAAGTTCAGCTCCCATAGAGGTGACAGGATTTTTGGGATGAGAGTTTGGTACCCTAAAGGTGAAGTCCAGTGGAAGATCCTCATACCACCCTTCTGTAAAATGTAAGCATCTTACCACCCAGGAAGATCTATGATTGCATATTCGGAGGACGTGAAATCATCAACAGTTAAGAATTAGGATTTTCTTAAAGAATTGCCACCCTTTGCATCACTAAATACTACAGAGAGGTCTGCTAGAACAGCAGGCCTGTCTTAATCGCAGGCGTCTCTGGCTACCATGTTGTGACTTGTGTCTCAAACTGATGGGCTATTTTCATTGCCTGAGGCCCTCTTGGACTGTAGATCACCTCAAGGACCTGTTGTTGGTTCCCTCATTCCGTTTCTGGGGGAGTTGGAACTTCTGACCATTGTTAGCGACCGGAGTTTGCCTTGCTGGGAGATAAAATAGCAACACTGAACAAGCCAAGCCTATTAGCTGCGGCGCCACCGAAAGCCATGAGAAAACCAAGAGCCACCAGTTCACCCCGCTGGTTTCTTGCACAGACTAACATAGGCCTAATGCCGTTGCCTCAAAACACTCTACCAAAACCTAGCAGATGATGGAATTGGCACTGTATCTGATGCAACCAGGATAAGTGCTATGGAATGGCATCTGTCATGCGATGAaacaatttgtaaaaatataattataataatTTAAGGTACTGATTTGGACGAAATACAGATCATTTTTTACAATTTGTGCAGATTGTTCGCATTGTGGTAAAATGGCAAGTGTGTTTATAGTGTGTAAACAGCATAGATATTTTCGGTCCCTTTAACACTGACCAAAGGCAATTGACATCACcatgtaaataaatatgtaaaaccgttgagtaacattgttactgtatattGTTCCCAATTTATTAGTGTAACACAATAAACCTAGGAGTGTTATTTTTCTTACTGCAAGAAAGTTTTACTACCAGACTGTACGAAACTCTAAATGAACCTATAAGTTGTGAGTAATAGGTTGCAACAAACAATgtgcatgatttaaaaaaaacaagaacctGCCGAAAGCGGTCAATGCAAGGAAGTGGAATCTCCTTCAGACTTTGACTGTCCTATTAGAGTTATATGATCCAAAAACCTTTTAACAAGTGGTAGAAACAGCTGGCAGAGATCTTGCAGGCATGTATTATGCTTTAGCTTCTAGAACTTGTTCCTTATTTTACCTCTGCCTTGCCAAGGGCCACTGTTGCGTGCTGTGCAGCCTTCTTAGGAAATACTTCCAACCACGTACTCTGTATGACTGAGCTATAATAAATCCTCCTACTTACGAGGCAGATCAGGACCACTCATGGCCTGGTCTGCACATTGATACATTTACCTGTATAGAGTCCCATAAATACAATAAATGCCCCATTAGCAGTCATGGTGGCATTCCACATATAAGTATTTCCGCATCCAGACGTAATGATATCTCAGTACCTTCAGAACTTCTGGATTGCAGCAATACCAGACAATTAAAAGTGTGACAGAGAAATGAACTATTACATGCAGGAATTTGAGTTTCTGCATGCAAACATATATTAACTCTATtgcatgtgtacatgttgtgtaggAAGCTATTTTAAATATGAAAATCAAATGGAACTGATCTGAATAATAATTTCAGAGCATGGATGCAACTGAGCCGATGAGTTTCCTCCTTCACAATTGAGTGATAAGTGTGTCAGTCGGAAAAAATGCCTGGTAATTGGGTTAGCAGATATATTTTCCGCTGCTTGCTATTAAGACATATCTCTAACATTACTTGAAGATGCCTTGGTAATATAGGGAGCTTTCCTAGAAATAGCGCTCGTCTCCCCGTAAATTTCCCAGTAATTTTCAAAATCCTGTTAGAGGAAACCTTCGGAATTACTAGTGAAAATTACTAAAAGATGGCGGGAAATGAGAGGATTTTAAAAACGTTCCTTCTAAACTGAAACTGTCCATAAACAGATGTCTACCTTATATGTGTCCTAGGTTGCAAACTATATTTCATGTGTGTGTTAGAAGACCTATCCCTTAAATAACAAGTTATTGAGTCCCTATCTTGCACTGGGAAAGCAATCTGTGAAGTATTACTGATAACCCCACCAGTGAAGTCTAATTGAGTGTGCATGttataatattttataatgtaatataaaataattataatagTAGTTAGACCTGCAGCCTCAACTTATTCTATCATGTGATAGGCAAAAACCTATAATGAAACACCCTCAGGCCCCTCTGCAACAATAATGAAAATATGTGTGAAGGTGAACTTCAAACTGTTTATTGGTGTCAACTTTGCACATGATTAACACCAAACTTCTGAGGTTAattgccaaaacaacctgcacttCATCCTGAGATAGTGGATATGTTTCTGTGCATTCTTTTACTGCTAGAACAATAAGGTACCTTCATCAGGCCAATTATTCCCTTAACCGGTTCCTGGGGTGACACTCAGCCTGTGAAATCCTCTGCTAAACTTAAAACACAATAGTGATACAGACGGCATCACAGCCCTTCGGTCATCCTATAGACTCAGCATCCGTTCACAAGTTACAGCCCGAGCAAAGGGCCATTTAAAGGTCTGCATTATTTCAGTACTTCCAAATTCTAAAATACTGGTAAACCGCAGAGCTTAAAACTATTCTGTACCCCAATGAACGTCAGCTATCTGACGTGGAAAGGTTCAGCATTTGGAAAGAACCCTCCATAGTTGGTATTAAACATGTGTCATTAGCTGACTTCTGTTCCGGCCCACATAGTTAACTGCAAATACATGACCTGTGACACAATGTTGAACATTCATGTAGTTGAAAGGATAACATATGGAAGGTGTACGGAATTTCCCAGGATGAACGTGGACTCTGCATGCAGGTTGCAATTAGTTATGGTCTGCTACTGACTCTACCCTTCCTTGCCCATACATCTGTACATAGTGAGCCAGCTCGTGCACTCCTTCTATACCACCCTGTCTTTTATGTATCATCAGGAAGTACAGCTATTAACAGATTGGCTGTCACTATGGCGCTTCCAGACAAGGGGAACACATGGGAGGTGAAGGAGTTGGATTGGGAGGGAAATTGAGAAGTCTTGTTTGCTTTTGAATAGATTAAACTATTACAGAAATGAGAGGGGCACAAATGCTAGGGGAGAGATTACACAGTAAAGGAGCTGCAGTATCCATAAAAGTCAGACAGAGGCCAAGGAGGAAAGAAAAATGGATGGACGGGCAGACAGACAGAATGATGGATGGATTTTAAGAAGGGAAAAGATAGTGCATGTGCATTTAACAGATTAAGAAATAAAGAACACAGAGTGGCTCAGGGAACATACAATCACAATCATATATATTCTCCAATGCTGTGGGAATCTCTGAAgaagatgtgaagttaagaatattatatctacacacacacacacacacatacatacacactgataCAATATTATGGCAGGAcaatattggaaaaatatattgttttctCACCTCCCTATTATAATATTTTTCTGAAGGTAAAAGAGCCTGAGCTGGTACCGGCTTTGCGCAGAAACGTACAGGAAGAAGAACTTCTACTGCTGGCCAACAAAATCAAAATCCTGAGCCTCTTCAGTCGACTGCATGGATGCCTGAACTTCTCTTCCAAGAAGCAGTGTGGCAAGTTCAAGCCGCCATCATACCTTGTCTCGCAGACCCAGAAGCTAATTCACCTCTGTAGACTCTCAAGCGTCGGGGGGGATATAGGCGCATCTATAAAAGCCATTCTCGAAGACCAGTGATGAATTTCGACATAGGATGTGAGACTGACAGAAGCCAAGTTGGTGTCTTGGCGTGCATGCAAGAGAGATCTCaggcccctgctggccattgacctaGCAAACCCGCTAGGGTCAATAAGCTTCATCTAACTCTACACTCAAGGAAGCATCACATGGACTTTTCTATTGATCCTCTCTATCATCTTCTCCCTCTTTAGTCTGAAACCATATCTTTTCTACTCATTGTAtggtactggatacaacatttcaTGATAACCAATAAATTAATAGTAATTTACAGGGAGCCACTCCCACCACTCAACAAACAATTTTCAGGTTCATTTACCGGGTGTTTCTCATACTAAGTTATTCAACTGAAAATCTCAGCTACCCTTGTTTAttttgcatggcagtgcagggtaAATTTGCACCATAGACTTGCATTACAGTCTTCTTGTTGATATTTAAGTTCATGTATTTACAAAAGTGCATTTCATATATGTATGTGATATTCTTGTTTTAGAAATGCTGAGTAATGTTATTATTTTTCCAAGTGGCCCTGGGCTTACCATAGCCTGATGCGTAGAAGAGGTGATGGTCGTAGTCAGGAATGGTGTATGTCCCAACCAGCGTTAGTGCTCTCCACATGTGATttaaaaagtgtttgcacaacacagcaAGAAGAGCTGCTGCACTGTGGGAAAGGGTGAGCGCAGAACAGTACCATATCTTTTAAGaagtggtgcagttctgctctttcccTGCGCTGGCATACCTTTGGCAGCCATGtgtcaacacaggcatccttgttcTATTGTGTAAGGGTGTCTGTTTTGTAAGAAgtatagtttttgtacaggaaggggtttctttgtgttaaaaaaaaacacactttaagGCATTTCCCTCTTTGTATGGGTAGTATGCAGCACGCGTAAAAAGAGGGAAAAAGGAAGAGATATTAAAACACTTCTCTTTACGTCTTCCTCAAGGAGGCGCAGGACTTTGTCTCAAATCAGATCtccgtcaaaacccatgggtagttgcatgggaatgcccatgcacaaGCCATGGACCACCTATGTGATGCAAACGAACGCAAGGTCGCGCACTGCGCTGCATTCATTACTTTGGGTTACAACCACGATTTGCATTGTTTTGTAAGTCCCAGCAGTCGACTTTGTGTCGGGACTGCGTTAAAAAGgtattgcaaacctgacgcaaagtctttgtaaatctggtacgTGGTCTATAAATAGGACATATCCTGCCATCTGCTAAGAAACATAGGGCTCCCCTATCGGTAACCTGTTACTCTGTGGGCAAAAGTGTATCCAGGAAATACCGACATTTAAAAGGTATGCTTTTAGCACATCATTCAGAGACAATGGTTATGTTCACTAAAGTGCTTTCTGATGCATTTGTATCAAATAAATTGTGTTTCTTGGGATAAAATAGAGCACACATGGGGCACGTTGAGTATGCACCTGACTAACTAAAAACGGACAAATTAGAATTTGCCCCAGAGTCCCATTGTTGAAAGGACAAGAATATTTTTGTGAAAACAGTGCATTCTCTTTTTTCTAGTGCAGATTGTGTCAATTCCATAATGACAGCAGTAGCCCCCTGAAAGCCTGTGATTCACACCGAAGGGTTTGCCCAAAGTACAGAACTCTCCTAGAGCCGTGTTTACTTTTTTCAGGGATGTGTTTGCCGCAGCCTTTATGCAACTCAAATCAGTGGTGAAAAAGACTGCCAGTGGTAACAGAGAAAGACTGGAAGCAGCAAATACGATTGTCTCGCTCTAATTGACGTCAGTGGTGCCTGCTTAGTTATGCATATTGTGAAAGATTCGACATTCATCTAATATACATTCAGTAGAAATACAGAGCTACAGAAAAAATAGGCATTTATGagatttttatgtgtttttgtctCAACCATACTGTCAGTAAAAGTATAATAAACTTCCAGAActttaatatacattttctaattaTATATTCTAGCGTCCTGCTCATAGTACGTTCCAGAGGGGTAGAGTTCAAAAACCTGCACCGGTAAGGTCACTAGAACTACTGAGAATGATTATATTTGGAACTGGCTCCTCGGAGAGATCTGTCTCCTTGCTTTGCGTCTTTAGGCAGGAGGGATACCTGATGTTTGTGAAGTGCACCACTGCGATGTCCGACACGCCACGTGGATTTACTTCCCTTGTTTGGGATACACAACATTTGGAAAGTTGGCTCCTTATGTCACTACAGTAGAATGAATAGATCAGTGGGTTCAGTAGCGAGTTGGTCTCCCCCAAGAAGAAGAGTGGATCCCTGAGAAGCTCCGTCAGTTTGCAGGAGGAGCAGGTAGCTTGGACTAACCCTACCACATAGTATGGACCCCAAGACATGGTGAAGCAGGCTATGACAATCAGCACTGTCCGTATGGCCTTGAAATGAGAGTTGGCAGCTGGGTATGTGACCAGTGGACCATTCCTCACCCAGGTCCTCTGGATTCTTTTGTGGTGGATGTAAGCAATCTTCCCCACAACCATGTGGAGGCATATCAAGGTGAACAAAGAAGGCAGGAAAATGCTGAAGCAAAGAATGTAAAGATAATCAGTTTTAGCTGCGTAAAAAAGTCCACAGCTGCCATTATAATTGTCCCGCTGCAAGGAAGGGTAAATCAAGGGAATATGTCCCACAAAGAAGGCAATCACCCATAGAGCTCCCAGCAAAACAATGACACATTTCATGTTCATGATCCTCAAATAATAAATCGGCCGCACCACAGCTAGATACCTGTCCAGCGAGATCAAGAGCAGAGTCAACATAGAGCTGACGCAAGGGGTAATGGTCAGGCATAGCCTCAGAAGACAGAGGGACAAGTCACTATCGAAATCCCCATCATACAGGTCATCCACCGTCTCCACGATGCACATGAGCCCCACGAGTAGGTCGGCCGCAGCCAGGTTTAGGATGAAAATGAAGTTCTTGCCCTGAGACTTCTTGAGCTGCTTGGAGAGGACCACAATCACCGTGATGTTAGTGGTAGCAATTAAGATGCTGAGAAGGCTGTGGAGAACAGcatagaggacatttggcatctttATGGGTTAACAACTGGCACAATGAATGCGCGAAACCACACAAGAATGGCTGCACCGAACTGGATTTTCTGTATGATGTGAGTACAAAGAATAGTTCAGCGCCTTCATGCTGTTATTCGTTAAACGTTTGTATGAAATTGCAATAAATGTTTTAGAAGCAGTGGATCAAGTCGCCTGCAGTTCCTCCTTTCCCTCTTGTCTCGCATCTGGTCATAATTCTGGTCATGATGTCCTATCTCCAGTCACAATTTTGATGGTCTCATCCGTGGCAGCGGCTTTTGCCCACCCTCCAGAGCTCTGGTGTGACGGAGCTTGCCGAGCCTGATGTGCGCGGTTGTTCATGGCATCTCCAGACTGTtcctggaaccaccacttcagcacAGAAGAGAGCCCGAGCGCACGCACGGGAGGGAGCCGCTGTGACAGCAACCCTTCATCTTCATTGACGCAGTGAAATGCCCTCTATAGCGAAGCGCAAATAAATCATAAAACTTGAACTGGTGAAAGGACAGCAGAGGTCTGATAGGAATAAAAAGTCATTTCtcggttaaaaaataaaataaacagctgCGAGGAAATGGCACACGGTGAATGTAGGCTGTTATCTTTGCTGAACAAACATTCTATGCAAAGGTTCAACGTTTTTAAAACCGGAATAGTAGTTGGGGTTTGCTTCATGGTCTGTTGATGTTTCAGTCCTTTACTGAATAATAGTAAA
The Pleurodeles waltl isolate 20211129_DDA chromosome 11, aPleWal1.hap1.20221129, whole genome shotgun sequence genome window above contains:
- the LOC138265082 gene encoding glucose-dependent insulinotropic receptor-like, which encodes MPNVLYAVLHSLLSILIATTNITVIVVLSKQLKKSQGKNFIFILNLAAADLLVGLMCIVETVDDLYDGDFDSDLSLCLLRLCLTITPCVSSMLTLLLISLDRYLAVVRPIYYLRIMNMKCVIVLLGALWVIAFFVGHIPLIYPSLQRDNYNGSCGLFYAAKTDYLYILCFSIFLPSLFTLICLHMVVGKIAYIHHKRIQRTWVRNGPLVTYPAANSHFKAIRTVLIVIACFTMSWGPYYVVGLVQATCSSCKLTELLRDPLFFLGETNSLLNPLIYSFYCSDIRSQLSKCCVSQTREVNPRGVSDIAVVHFTNIRYPSCLKTQSKETDLSEEPVPNIIILSSSSDLTGAGF